AcgataaatgtttttgttgttataaccaatacaattttattttataaaaaataagaaatttctgctgaaacactgcacaaaaattttatcgacagtcattttggtgtcgtcacccccccccccccggttggCGTGACCCTGTGCGGTCCAGACCCCGCTAGTGACGCAACTGACCTCGGGGCAACATTCCCGCGGTCGAAGGGGGAGTTGCGCGCGCGCTACCGCTCTCTTATAAATCTTACAGTTCAGGGACTGCCTCGCGCACTTCGTATGAGCGCTCGGAAGAGGTACTTGCAAGATTTGAGAGTAAGTTATGTAACGCATGTGTCGATTTAATGGTGCATGCGTGGTTTTCGAACATTAAGTATTTATCattatgtatgtgtttatttcaaCAACGAATTCCTTCAAGTTCGTCCTTACAGACAAGAGGTCCTCATCCAACGTTTATGCCGAGCGGCGAGTAACGGGTACTGCGAGTTATGTAAGCAgtaaggtatttaaaaaaaaaaaaaaaagacgttttAGTCGCTATTTTTAATGCCTTCGACGTTGTTTTTGTCGAAGTAATGGCGGTTTAACTGGTAGCGGACCCGGCGTTGCGAGCATTGTAGTAAAGTTAAAACGGGAGTTCTCTCTAACTAGTCTAGTACTCcttatataaaaaaagtttactctCTAAACACTGCTGGTGTTGTTACGCCAGCACTGCAGgagcgtcataaatctcgtgtttcaCGCGTCGCTACTCTGCTGCATCGACTCGAGGCTGTAAGAAGTTACAGTATAATTTTTATACCACGATAAAAGTACGCTAACCAGGTGTTTATTTAATCAtgattatcaagtattatgtacatTGTAAGTGTATGGGCGGTGCCGGTGGtggccgggtcccgctgtgtgtggcgggtcttgggttcgagtcccgcttggggtgccttgctaatGCTTGCgactggactggcgtcccgtcctgggtgcgtcccctccccctccggctttacgccccgtgttgccggcttaggatccggctcgccgcgaccccgctcggacAAGTCAATAATAAGTTGGCCTTATTGTTGCAGAACTGTGCCGCAGTAGAGGGAAAGGGCACAAACGGGCCAGTGGCAAAGTTCTTCTCGTGCCTCTGCATGTTTGTTAGGCAATCTTGTGTGATTTGAGTGACGCTCCCAATATTGGTGCCCATCGTACGGAGCGCACTGAGGGTGGattgcagctgtgtgtttgcgCCAAAAGGTTTGTTGACCTCCATCTGGGATTTTCAGAGCCATCTTTGCAGACTTGGCGCCGCTTCGATGGAGGGTTTGCGATCGAAACAAGGGTGAAACGCTGCAAGTTGGGACACCGGTGCTTCTGAATGAATCTGAATGCCGCGATCGGTAACATGCCACATATGTTCACCTTCAATCCACagtaattttttgtgttttctttcccctccctctttctttCACTGCAGTGCCTCCATACATCATCACATACTTTCCCGTTCGAGGTGGGTGATGACGTCAAATAATTGTGATCTGAGCAACTATTTTAATCTGTGGCTATAGCAAAAGCCCTTGTGTTTAAAGCAGTACAAgtacaaatgtttgtttgcatgcTTTGCTTGCTTCATTTCCACCCTCCGCCGCTTTACCTGGATACTTGCACGCCTCGACGGTACGGTCACCGCAGTGTGTTTGCAGGGCGATGCGGTGCCATGAGGATCTTGATGGCGGATCAGGGTGTGGAATGGAAAGAGAAAGTGGTGGTCTTTGACGAGTGGATGAAGGGCGACCTGAAAGCCACCTGTGTGGGTAGAAACGCTGAATTAGTCCCCCTTTGTCGAGCCGCAACGTTCAGTGTCGTTTTATGAGATCACTTAAAagcacaaatacattttagagCGTATTAGAGCATATCTGAAATAAGAACACTGATCCCTGCCAGggggctgttttctttttaaattgcacTGGCATTTGATCATTTTGGCAGCAATGAAACATGAGTATAAATTATAGCCACAAGAAATGTAGTTTgcttcataatttatttttcagtacacGGGAACCAGAATTCTAGAGATCTTAAAATGGGTGTTGCTCATATTTGCTGTAACCCAGCTTATAGGGCCATAAATTTGTGATGcttaatttattgaaataaagaTATGAGAGTTATAGTGAGAATTATTGTTTATTGCAGGTTTTTGGACAGCTGCCCAAATTTGAAGATGGAGACTTGGTTTTGTATCAGTCCAATGCCATACTAAGACACCTGGGTCGTAAacatggtgattttttttttttaaaaagagaacttTCTGGTTTTATGTATTACCACTATCTGTCTGGTTATAAGAGGCAAATTTCCCCAAAAAAGTCTTCTATTAGAAGGCAGAAATTCCTGTCAGTATTCACAAAGTACTCTGTTCTAAAAGACCTAGAGTATTCctgtacaaatgaaaaaacaattacacattCAGTTTACTCGTAAGATCAGTTGCACTTGTGCCAAAGTAAAAtttgagaaaatcatcagcatgCCTCATTGTTGATGTCTGTATCTGCTTGGAATTATGTTCAAGTaaaggggaataaaaaaaaaaaaaaacatttacagaggCTGCTGGGAGTGATGACAAAGAGGCGGCTCTTATTGACATGATGAACGATGGTGTTGAGGACCTTCgactaaaatacattaaactcATCTACCAGGATTATGTAAGTA
Above is a genomic segment from Scleropages formosus chromosome 5, fSclFor1.1, whole genome shotgun sequence containing:
- the gstp1.2 gene encoding glutathione S-transferase P codes for the protein MPPYIITYFPVRGRCGAMRILMADQGVEWKEKVVVFDEWMKGDLKATCVFGQLPKFEDGDLVLYQSNAILRHLGRKHEAAGSDDKEAALIDMMNDGVEDLRLKYIKLIYQDYDTGKDQYIKDLPGHLSKFEAVLAKNKSGFLIGGKISFADYSLFEVLLNHLVLCSSCLDTFPALKSFVESMSARPGIKAFLDSDAYKKLPINGNGKQ